A portion of the Pedobacter cryoconitis genome contains these proteins:
- the ligD gene encoding DNA ligase D — translation MSLTAYKKKRSFAQTPEPKGGKGSGKELRFVIQKHDASHLHYDFRLEMGGVLKSWAVPKGPSTDPEVKRLAMMVEDHPYDYKDFEGLIPKGEYGGGTVIVWDEGTYEPDEPVDGTIEDQDRNLRHQLHSGKISFTLHGKKLKGSFALVRTHGMGENSWLLIKHKDKYAKSDDILLKDKSVISKKTIEQMAKKPVQVYGKKTIKPKQPDAVKPEAEAVKSKLAEAVKPKQNKIVKTPFYDQVKPMLATLVDEAFDKEGWLYEVKWDGYRAVALMNKGSVEFKSRNNKSFQEKFYPIYQALLEWNVNAIVDGEVVSVDKKGKASFGDLQNWHSDQNGELLYYVFDILWYDGHDLTVLSLMQRKAILAQLIPENSPVRLSKGFETSGIEFLAAAKKAGLEGIMAKRKDSLYVAGERTNDWLKIKASKRQEVVIGGYTKNAGTSKPFSSLLVGLFEGGKFIYTGKIGTGFSMEMQQELLARFEPLLIAEPAFTEKPAYNKANPFRAGLGKAKAFWLKPEMICEVNFAEMTTDGVMRHPSFAGMREDKDAKEVVLEKEADTSAILAGTDDDLTKLNGMKQLLNPKEETQVKKVNGHSLEFTNLNKIFWPVEQFTKRDLINYYEQMSSFILPYMKDRPLSLNRYPNGITGESFYQKDVTGKVPDWVKTYLYHAEGDDSDKHFMLGEDKATLLYSAGLGCIEVHPWSSTIKKPDYPTWCIIDLDPDKNSFQQVIEAAQVTKAVLDDMGVPCYCKTSGSTGLHVYIPLGNKYTYEQSKEFARIIVTLVNREIPAYTSLERAVSKRKGKMYLDFLQNRPQATIAAPYSLRPKPGATVSMPLHWDEVKKGLEMKDFTISNALSRVKETGDIFKPVLGKGIDLKKIIKGRQLK, via the coding sequence AAGTGGAAAAGAATTGCGCTTTGTCATTCAGAAACACGATGCTTCACATCTTCATTATGATTTCAGACTGGAGATGGGTGGGGTATTGAAAAGCTGGGCCGTTCCAAAAGGACCTTCCACAGATCCAGAAGTGAAGCGGCTTGCCATGATGGTTGAGGACCATCCTTACGACTATAAAGATTTTGAAGGTCTTATTCCTAAAGGGGAATATGGTGGAGGAACTGTTATTGTCTGGGATGAGGGAACTTATGAGCCGGACGAGCCCGTAGATGGGACTATTGAAGATCAGGATCGAAACCTGAGACACCAGCTGCATAGTGGTAAAATTAGTTTCACCTTGCATGGCAAAAAGCTGAAAGGTTCTTTTGCGCTGGTCAGGACCCATGGAATGGGGGAGAATAGCTGGCTTTTAATTAAGCATAAAGATAAATATGCCAAAAGTGACGATATTTTGCTGAAGGATAAATCGGTAATCTCCAAAAAGACTATTGAGCAAATGGCGAAGAAACCTGTTCAGGTTTATGGAAAAAAAACGATTAAACCTAAGCAGCCTGACGCCGTTAAACCGGAGGCTGAAGCTGTTAAATCCAAGCTGGCTGAAGCTGTTAAACCTAAACAGAATAAAATCGTGAAAACCCCTTTTTACGATCAGGTAAAACCTATGCTGGCTACCTTGGTAGATGAGGCATTTGACAAAGAGGGCTGGTTGTATGAAGTGAAATGGGATGGTTACCGGGCGGTGGCTTTAATGAATAAAGGAAGCGTAGAATTCAAGTCCAGGAACAATAAATCTTTCCAGGAAAAGTTTTACCCGATTTATCAGGCGCTACTAGAATGGAATGTCAATGCAATTGTAGATGGTGAGGTCGTTTCCGTTGACAAAAAAGGAAAGGCTAGTTTCGGGGATTTACAGAACTGGCACAGCGATCAAAATGGAGAGTTGCTATATTATGTTTTTGATATTTTATGGTATGATGGGCATGATCTTACCGTTTTATCTTTGATGCAAAGAAAGGCTATACTTGCTCAGCTGATTCCTGAAAATTCTCCTGTGAGGCTTAGTAAGGGTTTCGAAACCTCAGGCATAGAATTTCTGGCTGCTGCAAAAAAGGCTGGACTGGAAGGTATTATGGCCAAAAGAAAAGATAGTTTATATGTTGCTGGCGAGCGCACCAATGATTGGCTTAAAATCAAAGCAAGTAAGCGTCAGGAAGTAGTTATTGGCGGATATACGAAGAATGCAGGCACGAGTAAACCTTTTAGTTCATTATTGGTTGGCTTGTTTGAAGGTGGTAAATTTATTTATACGGGAAAAATTGGTACAGGATTTAGTATGGAAATGCAGCAAGAATTGTTGGCTCGTTTTGAACCATTGCTTATTGCTGAACCAGCATTCACTGAGAAACCAGCTTATAATAAAGCCAATCCATTCAGAGCTGGTTTGGGTAAGGCGAAGGCATTCTGGCTGAAACCAGAAATGATCTGTGAAGTTAATTTTGCGGAAATGACTACTGATGGTGTAATGCGGCACCCATCTTTTGCAGGAATGCGGGAAGATAAAGACGCTAAAGAAGTTGTCCTTGAAAAAGAAGCAGATACATCAGCTATTTTGGCTGGTACTGATGATGATTTAACTAAGCTGAACGGAATGAAACAATTGCTGAATCCAAAAGAAGAAACCCAGGTAAAAAAAGTAAACGGACATTCCCTGGAATTTACCAATTTGAATAAGATATTCTGGCCAGTTGAACAATTCACCAAACGTGACCTGATTAATTATTATGAGCAGATGTCATCCTTTATATTGCCGTATATGAAAGACCGGCCTTTGTCCTTAAACCGTTATCCAAACGGAATTACCGGAGAAAGTTTCTATCAGAAAGATGTGACTGGAAAAGTCCCTGATTGGGTTAAAACTTACCTTTATCATGCTGAGGGGGATGATTCAGATAAGCATTTTATGCTAGGGGAAGATAAAGCCACGTTATTGTACTCCGCAGGCCTTGGCTGTATTGAAGTTCATCCCTGGAGCAGTACCATTAAAAAACCCGATTATCCGACCTGGTGTATTATTGACCTTGATCCGGATAAGAATTCTTTCCAGCAGGTAATCGAAGCAGCACAGGTAACCAAGGCTGTGCTGGATGATATGGGTGTACCCTGCTATTGTAAAACCAGTGGCTCTACCGGGCTGCATGTCTATATTCCTTTAGGCAACAAATACACTTATGAGCAGAGTAAGGAGTTTGCGAGGATCATTGTTACGCTGGTTAACCGGGAGATACCTGCATATACAAGTCTGGAGCGTGCTGTTTCCAAACGGAAGGGGAAAATGTACCTTGACTTTTTGCAGAACCGTCCTCAGGCCACTATTGCTGCTCCATATTCTCTGCGCCCTAAACCTGGCGCTACGGTTTCTATGCCATTACATTGGGACGAAGTGAAAAAGGGGTTGGAAATGAAAGACTTTACAA